From a single Ornithodoros turicata isolate Travis chromosome 8, ASM3712646v1, whole genome shotgun sequence genomic region:
- the LOC135366489 gene encoding glycylpeptide N-tetradecanoyltransferase 1-like: MEDTHGNEHACGEIEAPSTNGETAKEVPPDENEDSSKSDTDIPTKTGNREEYGDNELKGIPMSKLQDLRKAMEILNLNVVHEGPAKTPEEALHKHYEFWNTQPVPRIDEKLPTNGLNEPIEPNKSVEEIREQPYSLPSDFMWDTLDINDAAVLKELYQLLNENYVEDDDNMFRFDYAPEFLKWALQPPGWSSDWHCGVRVVKSHKLVGFISAVPATIRIYNHVQRMAEVNFLCVHKKLRSKRVAPVLIREITRRVNRKGIFQAVYTAGVVLPKPIGTCRYWHRSLNPRKLIDVRFSHLSRNMTMQRTLKLYKLPEKPKTVGFRQLKKSDVPKAHALLTEFLEKFDLAPCFTLEEFRHWFLPRPDVVDSYVVEADGQITDFVSFYSLPSTVMHHTVHKELKAAYAFYTVAASVPLVALMQDALIVTKNNGYDVFNALDLMDNKEFLEKLKFGIGDGNLQYYLYNWRCPDMPPNKIGLVLQ; this comes from the exons ATGGAAGATACGCACGGCAATGAGCATGCCTGCGGTGAAATTGAAGCTCCGAGCACCAACGGGGAGACCGCGAAAGAAGTCCCCCCAGATGAAAACGAGGATTCTTCAAA ATCAGATACAGATATTCCAACGAAGACCGGTAACCGGGAGGAGTACGGCGACAACGAGCTGAAG GGCATCCCGATGAGTAAACTACAAGACCTCCGCAAGGCGATGGAAATACTGAACCTGAACGTGGTGCACGAGGGGCCCGCCAAGACGCCGGAGGAGGCCCTCCACAAGCACTACGAGTTCTGGAACACTCAACCGGTGCCCCGCATCGACGAGAAGCTGCCCACCAACGGACTGAACGAGCCCATAGAGCCAAACAAGAGCGTGGAGGAGATTCGTGAGCAgccgtactcgctgccctcagACTTCATGTGGGACACACTGGACATCAATGATGCGGCTGTT CTAAAGGAATTATACCAGTTACTAAATGAAAATTACGTTGAAGATGATGACAATATGTTCCGCTTCGACTATGCTCCAGAATTCCTGAAGTG GGCGTTGCAGCCACCTGGTTGGTCTTCCGATTGGCACTGTGGCGTCCGCGTAGTCAAGAGCCACAAGCTGGTTGGTTTCATCAGTGCAGTTCCGGCCACCATCCGCATCTACAACCA TGTTCAGCGGATGGCAGAAGTGAACTTCCTCTGTGTGCACAAGAAACTGCGGTCTAAACGTGTGGCACCAGTCCTAATTCGCGAGATCACGCGGAGAGTCAACCGCAAGGGCATCTTCCAGGCTGTGTACACGGCGGGTGTTGTCCTGCCCAAACCTATAGGAACTTGCAG GTACTGGCACCGATCACTCAATCCTCGCAAGCTAATTGACGTGCGTTTTTCTCATCTGAGTCGGAATATGACGATGCAACGGACGCTCAAGCTCTACAAGCTTCCTGAG AAACCGAAGACTGTTGGTTTCCGACAGCTCAAGAAGTCTGATGTTCCAAAGGCTCATGCGCTACTGACAGAG TTCCTTGAAAAGTTCGACCTGGCTCCGTGCTTCACACTGGAGGAATTTCGCCACTGGTTCTTGCCCCGCCCCGACGTCGTCGACAGCTACGTGGTGGAG GCAGACGGACAGATCACGGACTTCGTAAGCTTCTACTCTCTGCCGTCTACAGTAATGCACCACACCGTGCATAAGGAGTTGAAAGCGGCCTACGCCTTTTACACAGTGGCTGCCTCAGTGCCACTCGTTGCCCTGATGCAGGACGCActtattgtcacaaaaaac AATGGTTACGACGTCTTCAACGCTCTGGATCTAATGGACAACAAAGAATTTTTGGAGAAGCTCAAGTTTGGCATTGGTGATGGCAATCTCCAGTACTACCTGTACAACTGGaggtgtcctgacatgccccctAACAAG